The genomic DNA ACCGGCGTGTTTTCCGACAAGGCAAAGAAGGTCGAAGACAACGAGGCCCAAGTCAAAGAGCTTCATGCCAAGATCGGGAAGCTGGCGGTGGAGAACGATTTTTTGTCACAAGGGCTGAAGCGATGAGCCCGTCTGAACGCAAGGCTATGATCAACGCTGATCGCACTGACCTGAGCCTGACGAAGCAATGTAAACTTCTGAAGATCAGCCGGTCATCGTTGTATTATGCGCCGGTCGGTGTGAATGCCGAGACCCTGAAGCTGATGAATGAAATCGATCGGGTGTTCATGAAATACCCGTTCTTTGGCAGCCGCCAGATCGCAGCCTACCTGCCGCGAAACGGGTTTCATGCTGGTCGCCACCGCGTGCGCCGCTTGATGGGCGTTATGGGGTTGCAGGCGATCTATAAGGGCCCAAACACCAGCAAGAAGCATCCCCAGCACCCGATCTATCCATACCTGCTGAGGAAACTGCCAATCACGCGCCCAAACCAAGTTTGGTGCAGCGATATCACCTATATTCCGGTCCGGCGCGGATTCCTTTATCTGGTGGCAATCATGGATTGGGCGACGCGTAAGGTGCTGGCGTGGCGGCTCTCGAATACGTTGGATGCCAGCTTTTGTGTCGAGGCTTTGAAGGAGGCCATCGCCGAATACGGCAAACCCGAGATAATGAATACCGACCAAGGATCGCAGTTCACAGGGACGGCCTGGATCACCACCCTGACCGACGCCAAGATCAAAATATCAATGGATGGCCGAGGACGTTATCTCGACAACATCTTCATCGAAAGGCTGTGGCGTTCACTGAAACA from Pseudorhodobacter turbinis includes the following:
- a CDS encoding IS3 family transposase (programmed frameshift), with the protein product MTTRRSFSDKFKATVALEALRGDKTAQEIAAKHKIHPTQVTTWKRQAIDGLTGVFSDKAKKVEDNEAQVKELHAKIGKLAVENDFLSQGLKPMSPSERKAMINADRTDLSLTKQCKLLKISRSSLYYAPVGVNAETLKLMNEIDRVFMKYPFFGSRQIAAYLPRNGFHAGRHRVRRLMGVMGLQAIYKGPNTSKKHPQHPIYPYLLRKLPITRPNQVWCSDITYIPVRRGFLYLVAIMDWATRKVLAWRLSNTLDASFCVEALKEAIAEYGKPEIMNTDQGSQFTGTAWITTLTDAKIKISMDGRGRYLDNIFIERLWRSLKQEAVYLHELQDGFQAKRVIDEWLEFYNAERPHTALDKRTPDDAYFDPIQMNQAA